The Spirosoma sp. SC4-14 DNA window ACGGCAATAGTGAACGGTGTTGGCGTACTGGTTGTCAATGAAAAGTTGCCTTTCTGATCGGTGATTGTGCCTATAACCTTGCCTTTAACAGCAATGGCAATACCGACCAGATCATCATTGGAGCCTTCGGCAGAAACTTTCCCTGAAATATGCGTTTGTGCCATAGCACCCGCACTTAACAGACAAAAAAGGCCCAGAAACAGCAATAAATAAGTAATAGATTTTTGCATAGGTGGCTTGGTAAAAAATGGTTGATTCGTGTATCCATCTAGTTTGCTGCTAACATACGGATAAGTCTGCTTTTTGTACAAAAAAATCTTCAGATTAATAAATTATCTAAAATCCTTTGACGCTTTTGTCTGCTAAAAGTTACTTTACCAGGCAGACAAACCCCGGTTAACCATCAATTAATCAAGTCATTGTCGCTCGGTATGAATCACATTTGGCAATGCTATGCCCTGCAAAATCACTCAGTTTCTCCAGCGAAAGCTAACCATCTCGTATGTAGCGAATTGTCGGCACAAAATTCTCCCACAAAATAGCCTCTTCGGCTATAACCCACTGAAAGGAAATGATAAACAAATAGTAAATCTGAATGTACGGTGTCTTTTCCTCCAATATCTTCTTTGCATTCAGTTTCTCAACCATACTCTTTAAGACTATGACGAACGAATCGAACCGGCGCGACTTTCTTAAAACATCCAGCCTGCTAACAGGCAGTGCGCTGCTTAGCAGCCTGCCTTTTGCCTCAAAAGCGGCTACGGGCTATCATTTTTCCGTAAATGACACCATCAAAGTGGCCCTAATTGGCTGTGGCGGACGGGGTACGGGTGCGGCTCAGCAAGCTCTCAGCACCAAACAGAACGTGAAAATTGTGGCAATGGCCGATGCCTTCCGCGACCGGCTGGACGAATCCTATCAGAATATTACAAATTTTCTGACGGCGAAAAATCTAAAATCGCCCGATGGTTCGTCGAAGCTCGATGTTCCGGAAGATCACAAGTTCGTTGGCTTCGATGCCTACAAACAGGCTATGGCACTGGCCGATGTAGTCATTCTGGCAACTCCTCCCGGTTTCCGGCCCAGCCATTTTGAAGAAGCAGTTCGGCAAAGCAAGCAGATATTCATGGAGAAACCGGTGGCGACCGATGCACCGGGCGTTCGGCGAGTGTTGGCTGCGGCCGAAGAAGCCAAGAAGAAAAAACTGAATGTAGTGGTTGGCTTACAGCGCCACTACCAGCCCAACTATCGTGAAATGATTAGCCGTATTCACGACGGTGCGCTGGGCGATATTGTAGGCGGACAGGTTTACTGGATTAGTGGTGGCGTATGGCACAAACCCCGCAAACCGAACCAGACCGAAATGGACTATCAGATGCGGAACTGGTATTACTTCAATTGGCTCTGTGGCGACCATATCAACGAACAACACATCCACAACATCGACGTAGCGAACTGGGTCAAAAAAGGCTATCCGGTTTCCTGCCAGGGTACGGGTGGCCGTCAGGTCCGCAATGGAAAAGACGATGGCGAAATCTTTGACCACCACATTGTCGATTTTACGTATGCCGACGGCACCACCATCAATAGCCAATGCCGACACTACGAAGGTACCTATAGCAAGGTCGATGAGATGTTCCTCGGTACGAAAGGACGGGTCGATTCGTTTGGGCAGAAAAGCGTGCTGATGGCCTACAACGGTCAACCAATTTATACCCATAATGGCAAATCGGACGGTAATCCATACCAGATCGAACACGACGAATTGTTCGACGCCATCGCTAAAGGCGTATACAAATTTGCGGATGCCGAGAATGGGGCTAAAAGTACCATGACGGCCATTATGGGCCGCATGGCGACCTATTCGGGTAAAGTTGTGAAATGGGACGAAGCCCTTAATTCGCAGATCGATCTCTTTCCGGCCAAACTGGCCTGGGATGCCATGCCGAAAAGCCTGCCCGACGAAAACGGATACTACCAGATTGCGGTACCGGGTAAAACAATAGCGGTATAATTGAAAAGATAGTACCCGGCACTAGTGTCGGGTACTATCATAAGACCGGGATCGAATCAATTGCCCAGCGCTCCTCTATAATTCGCTTAAGTAAAACACAACACCGGCCGAAATTCGGAATGTTGTCACATCAGCTTTGTCTGTCAGGTCGCTCCCATTAACGGCAATTGCCGATTTTCCGCCTACCTGCAATGCTCCATTGAGCGTTATGGCTACAGGTAAAGCCACAAAATAGTTGAGCCCGGCGCCTATATGCAACGCCCCGGCTTTAAACTGAAGATTGTCGTTGGCCGTAAAGACAAAGGTCTGTTCCACTTTTCCCGATCGATACGCATAGCCCAGTTCGGCAAATGGCCGAAGTGCATGGGTTGTTGCCGAAAAGTTAAAGCGAACTCCTCCCGTCGCGTTAGCGAAGGTAAAAGACTTTGCATCGATATTATCTTTTTTCATGCCTGTGTGATCATACTGGGCAAATAATTCAAGACGCTGATTGAATCCATAGCCAATTCGACCACCATAACCCAGACCGCTCCCCGCATTTTCGTCGAGATACTGAAAATAATCCGACGACCAGCCCAGAACATGCCCTTGCAGGGTAATGCTAATGCCCTCAGTAGTCGATCGCTGTCGAATGGTCTGGCCCACCAACGGCGTAATTGTCAGCAATACGAGGGGAAACAGAATGGCAAATCGGTGTAGGTTCATGATAACACTGTTTAAGTAGTTAGTGATTGGTTAATAGTCATCGGTCATTTGTTTGCCAATGCCTAATGAGCAGGGACAAGGGACAAATGACAAATGACCAGGTACCGGCTTATAGCGTAATAACGCCATCGCCCGTACGCACTTCGAAAGTTTGCCCCGAACGAAACACAACGGGTTGGCCCTTGGCTTCGTCGCTGATGGTGGCCGACCGGAGCGGTAGCCGCTGCCCATTTACGGCTTCGACACTGTGGATTCGAAATTCCAGCAAATTCTTTTTTCGAAATACGTCATTTTCGGCCTGCTTCACCCGGCTCACTTCGCCATAGGCAAAAGCTCCGGCGGCTACGACAACCTCGCCGTTGCTTATGACCGGCTCGGTAACCCGAAATCGTATCGATTGTCCTTCACGAGCCACTGCCGAAGAAAGACCGTCGATTAGTGCCAGATTGACCGCCAACCGACGTATGGCAATGGACTTGTGCGTAACAGGTTTAGGTGGATTTGTTACGGGTTCCGAACGTTCGGGTTCGGTTTTCTGCTCCGTTGGTGTTTCTACTAACCTGGGCTGCGACGGCTTATCAACGGGCACATTCGTTTTTGGGCTTACAGGAGTCTCAACAACCCGTCGGGGTGTTGTCGCCTTTGGTTTTTTTTCGGTAGGTGCTGGCGTAGGCGTATCGCCTTCCGAAGGAATTTGCTTTTCTGTGGGTGGCTCGATATGGGCCTGCCGGGGTTCTGAAACCGCAACTGTTTGCTGAATTTCAGAAACAGATTCCTGCTTACTTTTTTGCTTCGGTTTTATCGGCATTAGCTGATTGGCAACCAGCCCAGTAGGTTCGGTTGTTCGATCAAAAATGATCAAACCAATAAATAGCAAGGCCACAACGAGTAGAGTGGCCGCTAACGCCGTTTGCCAGTTGTTGGTTAACCAGTCGGCGACAGGTTTGGTAGCTGCTGCTTTTTGCGACGACACAGCCAGTTTTGTTTCGGGCATCACCGACCAACGAATGGGTTGCATCTCCAGAATGTCGGTAGTGGGAGGTGATGCACTTAATTTTGCCAGATCGAGCGCCGGTGCCTGCGACGAAAACGGCAACAAGGCTTTCTGAAACTCTTTTGCATCGGCAAAGCGTTTTGCCGGATTCTTGTCGAGGGCTTTTAGCACAATGGCTTCGAGTTCTTTTGGAATCTGGGTATTCAGTTTCCGGAGCGGAATCGGTTTTTCGCGGATGATTGCCTGCATCAAGGCATAGTCGGTTCGGCTGGCAAACGGTAACTTCCCCGACAGTAACTCATAGAGCAGAATGCCCATTGCATAAATATCAGAAGCAGGCGAAGGCGACTCCCCCTGCACTAGCTCAGGAGCCATGTATTCGAGTGTTCCGACAATGCGGTTTGCCTGCGTCAGACGTTGTTCGCCCGTTACGCGGGCAATGCCAAAATCCATCAGTTTAATAGCCCCTTCGGGCGTTATCATCAGGTTGGCGGGTTTGATGTCGCGGTGCAGAATACCTTTCCGATGAGCATGTGCTAACCCTTCCAGCCCCTGCCGGGTAATTTCGGCGGCTATGGCCGGAGGTAACGCCCCTCCTTTCCGAATCAGCGTTTCCAGACTGTCGCCCTCTACATATTCCATTGCCATGAAATAGTCGGAGCTATCTTGCAGGAAATTATAAACTACGGCAATATTGGGGTGGTTGAGCCGGGCCAGAATCAACGCTTCGTTTCGGAATCGTTCCATAAACGAAACCTGATTAACCAGATGCGTATGTAGCATTTTGACGGCAACAGGTCGTTCGAGATGGGTGTCAATAGCCCGATAAACGGTACCCATTCCGCCTTCGCCCAGTAGCGATTCGATCCGGTAATGATGAATGAGTCGGCCTTTCATGGTAATTACGGCTTTTTAGTAACGCTTTTTTTTCCTGCCGTTTCTGAACTATGCACAGGGCTATCGGTATCCTGCTCCAGCATAATTTCACGAGTAAAGGGCAAATCAATTTCGCGGGTTTCTTTCGCTGTCTGCTCCTGATCGGCACTGATCCGCTCGGCCAGCACAACCGTAATATTGTCGTGGCCACCCCGCGTTTTGGCCATTTCAATTAGTTTGTCGGCTACATCAGGCAGATTTTCCAGACTTAGAAGCTGAATCAGGTCTGTTTCGGTGCAGTATTCATACAGTCCATCCGAACAAAGCAGCAACCGGTCGCCCATATCGAAGGGGAGCAGGCACCGGCCAACGTCGATCTGAACGGTAGCTTTGGTACCCATTGCCTGGGTCAGCACATTGCGGTTGGGGTGGTTGGCTGCCGCTTCGGGGGTTATTTCGCCATTTCGCAGCAACTCCTGAATATAGGTATGATCTTCAGTAAGTTGAACAAGCTGTCCGGCCTTAAAGAGATAAGCCCGGCTGTCGCCTATGTGCGCAAAATAAAGCTGCTGTTCATGCACAACAATTACAGTACAGGTTGTGCCCATACCCCGAAACGCATCGTGTTGCTGTGCTTCATCGAAAATCTGCCGGTTGGCAACCTGAAATGCACGCATCAGGCTTTTCTCAATCGTGTCCCGATGGGCAACATATTCGCGGTTAACAATTTCGGCAGCCATCTGACTGGCAACTTCGCCCGCCAGATGCCCGCCCATGCCATCGGCAACCAGTAACAGATAGCCTTTCATTCGGCGGATACCTTCGTCGGCCAATCGGACAAACAGGCCCGTATCTTCGTTATTTTGGCGAATATTCCCTAAATCCGACCTAACAATGGCGTTGATGTCGCTGATCGGCAATGTGTTTTCCGGCAGCGTATCGGTCGGTTGAGGAATTACAGATTCTGCCGTGTCGGTCAGCGCTTCCGGCGCGGTTGATCCAAACAGACGTTTCAAGAATTTTTTCATATGTGTGCGGTCGCTACCGGTCGAAATAACATTGGTATAAGTCTCGTACGTCTGGATCGATGACGAACTGTTGTTCGGCCCCCTGATGCCGAATAATAATGGGGAATGCTTTTCCGGGCGTTCGTTTTACAACAAAAGGCTCCTTCGACTGAACCGTGCCATCGGGCAAAACCAATTCGAGATCATAGTCGGCATTGAGCACTTCAATCCGAATCTGCTCGAAGGGCGCTACGGGCTTAACGGGTATGTCGCCAGTAATTTCTTCCTTTTTCGGTTCGGTTTTGAACAGACTAATGGCAATCAGCCCAATAGCCAGCGTAAGCAATCCGTATCGCAACGCTACCGGCCATTGTATGGCTGATAGTATCTGGAACGAACCAATATGCATGAGATTCGTTGCTACCTTGCCGGTTTTCTGCTCCTGAAGCATCTGCTGAACTTCCAGAGCATCTGGTCGTCGGGCAGGATTGGTCTGTAAGCAGTTTGCAATCAGACTCACTATTGTTGGCGACAATGTTGGATTGAGCAACAGCGGGCTAGTATACTGCCCCCGTTCAATAGCTTTCCGAAGCAGAAGTGGATTAGCTTCATCGAATGGCAGATAGCCCGTTGCCATTTCATAGAGCAACACGCCCAGTGCCCAACTATCCGATTTTAGCTCCACCTGAGCCCGAAACTGCTCGGGGGCCATAAATTCCGTTGTTCCAACTACATGGCCAACCTGCGTAAGTTGCGGTGTATACCGTCCTTTAGCAATACCAAAATCGAGTAACTTAACCTGACCATCTGGCCGCACCCGAACGTTGGATGGTTTCAGATCGCGGTGGATAATACCTTTCTGATGGAGGTGCCCAACGGCAGCAACAATCTGTTTCGCAATCCGTAGCAGTTCGTCGTTCGTTAGTTTTGAGCGGTGCCGAATCAGTTCGTCCAGCGATTGCCCATCAACCCATTCCATCACTAAAGCCGGGCGGTTGTCGAGCAGGCCATATTCGTAAAGCGTAGCAATATTCGGGTGCGATAGCGATGCCTGAATGTGGGCTTCATTACGGAAACGGGCGGCAAACTCGGGCCGATAGAGGACTTTTACGGCGGCCGTCCGACCCATTTCCAGATGAACGGCTTTAAAAACCTCGCCCATCCCTCCTGCACCTACATATTCGGTCAGGCAATAGCCAGCAACAACACGGTGCAGAAGCGGATGAGAGAGTAGCATGGATAGAAGAGGAATGAGGTTTACAACTTCTGATTTTCTGATTTGTGGGGGTAGATGAATGATTAGTCAACTACCTGCCGACGCCCCATTAATTCCAGACCATATTTAATGGGTACCGCGAAGGTGATCCGGGTAGCATCCTGCCAACTACTGCTGGCCGAGAAGATGCCAATCACATTCCCGTCTTTATCGAACACCGGCCCACCGCTGTTTCCGGCCCCGGTTGCGTTGACGGTAAGCTGATAATAGTCGCCAAATTCACTATAATACGCAGCAGCTTTGCCCGTAGCCTGCCCACGAAGTACCTTCCCGATACTTCCGGGCGTAACCGTTGCGTCGGGCACTTTTACGACCTGCGAATTACGGTTGGCAAAATCAGATGAGTATTCACCAACAAACACATCGGGAGAAATACCAGGATACCCCATAACCGTAATGGCCTGACCCGGAGCAATTGTTTTATCGGCATCACGAAGTTTAACCGGCGTCAGGGTTTCGGCAATGTCAATTTTAATGATCGCTACGTCGTGCTTGGGCGAAACAATCGGCTTACCCTCGGCCGGGAAACGCTGTTCATTTTTATTGAACGTTACGTCCATATACGTATTTACGCCTTCAATCACTTTGCCCGACATTGGTTTTTTGCCAAAGAACTGTGTTTCGGAGGGTACCCAGCGGAATTCCTGCACGGGTTGTGGGCTTATTTCCCAGCCTTTTGCGCCCTGCACCAGCAATACGCCCGGAAACGCGTCCTGCGGAAAGCTATAGTATGAGTTCCAGGCCGCAGCAACGTGCCGGTTGGTCATGATATGACCCTGTGGCGACACCACAAAACCCGATCCGCTCGCTCCAGCCATTGCAATTGGCTTGCCAACCGATACGTTGCGCTTCAGCCCCAGCAACGGTTCAATTTTGCCGGGTGCCGTTTCTATATATACCGCCTTATTAACCACCTGCCCATTGGCAAGTTTAATGGGCATATACTCATGATAAATATCGTCGCCGGTGGTTGTATTGATCAGTTTATAACCGAACTCAATGAATACGACTTTGCTCGTATTGGCGGTTGCAATTTGCTCGGCTGTTAAGCTATTGTCAATAGGCTGAATAACCTTAACGGAATCATGATGATGAACATGAACCGTTTTTTCTTGCGGTCTGATCTGATCCTTGAAAGCATACGCCAGCCCCGACAATACGACCAGCAAAGCGGCTCCACTCAGCAACATCGATTTTTTGGTTTGCCGCCGTTCGGTCATCATCATCCGCTCTACGGTTTGTTTGCCCAGTCCCACTTTCTGCGGCACCATCACATCACTGTCGCCAGAGTCGCCTATGGCTTCGGTCAGGCTTAGTTCGGTGGTTGGCTTAATCGAAACCGGAATATCCACTACTCGTGTACTCATCATCAGTTCGGCCGGACGCGGGTTCAGGTCGAACTGAAATACTGGCCCACCCTGGCCTAACTGAATTTCATCGCCGGGTTGAATGAGTGCCGATCCGGCAATGCGGCTTTTGTTCACAAAAATTCCATTGCGCGAGTTATTATCGACCACGCTAAACGACAATGATTTACCGGGTTCCCGTACAATTTTGCCATGCTCGCGCGAAACGGCGAACTCACGCTCAGGATCGAACCGGATAGCGTTTGTGGCAGCCCGGCCAAATGTTAGCTCTGAATACTTTTTGTAGTCGAACTCTTCGACCTGGTTTGCTTTGGTACCGGTTAGGTGACGGATAACGTAGCGATTGATAGAGGTAGCCATGATTTCTATATGTCTTTCGGTGAAAAAGTTGCGTCGTTTGACTGATACAAAGTTGGCAGGTGGCACGTCGGCAGAAAATCGGGGAATGCCCCCATTTCGACCCACAAAAACCTATATTTTGTCTCTATAGGAAAACCTATATTTTCAACTAGAAGCTTGTCATTGAGAGCCTTAAGTAAGTACTTTAAGCCTGTTTCTCAGGAATTCATAAGCCAATCGTACCGATCTCTGTGTTATGCGCTACCTCTTTGCTCTACTTCTCATCCATACAATGGCTATTGGTCAGAACGCGACCATCGATTCGTTAAAGAATCAATTAAGCCACTCCACTGCCGATAGCAATCGCGTAAAAACACTACACGAGCTGGCAACCAACTATTGGTGGAACGGCTATGATTCGGTTGCCCGCGAAACCCTTCGCGAAGGCATGAAACTCGCCCGGCAAATCAACTACCGGCCCGGCGAAATTCGGGCAAGGCTGGCGCTGGCCCGAATCGAGGCCGACTACCTGTCGGACACTAAATCGGCCCACGCTCAACTCGACACGGCCCAGCAGCAAGCCATTGCCATTCATGATTTATCCTTACAGGGACAGGTGTTTCTGCGCAGAGCACAACTCTACGAGCACTTAGTGAATCAGTTACCCAAGGCCAGAGTCCTGCTCGAAAAAGCACTACAGAAATTTAAGGAAGCGCCCGACCCACGCTGGGAAGCGCAGACCTATAACGAAATGGCCATTATGAAAATGGGCGAGGGCAATCATGTGGCGGCAATTAATTTCTGGCTCGATGCACGGCGGATTCAGGAGTCGATGCACGACTGGAAAAGCCTGCGCGCTACGCTACCCAATCTGGGAGCCGTTTACTTAAAATTGAATAAGTATGACGAAGCCATGAGCTATTTTAAAGAAGCCGAAAAAGTTGCCGATCGGCTGCACGATAACATGGTGAAGCTGTTTCTGAAAGCCAGACAGGGTGAAATACTGGAAAAAAAGGGATTGTATGCGCAGGCATTGCCTATTTATGAAGAACTAATAAAAGCCTATTCCGACCCATATCAGCCGGGTTCGCTCGCCAGAGCATATGGAAGTGCCGGCCGAATATACATTGAACTAAAACAATACAATAAAGCCCTCGAATACAGCCAGTTATCGCAGCAGATCTACCGAAAAACTGTTGAAAAAGAGCAGGAAGCTTTAGAGCATAATGCGCAAGGAAACTTCGGAAAAATCTATCTGGCCCTGAAACAGTATAACAAAGCCGCAGCTTCGGCTCAGGTTGGTCTGGAATGGACCAAAGACGTGAAAGAAATGCGTCCCGAACGCACCGAATACCTTCGGCAACTGGCCGAAGCATACGACCATATGGGGCAACCTGCCAAAGCACTGTATTACTACAAATGGTATAAGGCCGAAGCCGATACCATGCTAAATGAAGCAGCCATTCAGAAAGCGACTATTGCCAGTATGACCTACGACTTTGAAAAGAAACAGCAGACAACCCGGCTGAAACAGGCTCAGCAGGAAGCCCGAATTCAATCGCTGGAGAATGACCAACTGGCGCAAACCCGAAACTTTCTGATTGTATTGCTGGCGGGTGTTGCGGGTGCACTGGGTTACGTGTTCTGGAGCAACCGTCAGCTAAAGGCTAAAAATGAGGAGCTTTCGCAGAAGAACGCCGAAATAGAAGCTGCTTTATATCGTGGTCAGACAATTGAACGCAAACGAGTTGCCAGTGAACTGCACGACAGCGTAGCCGCTAAAGTGTCGGCCCTGAAATGGCGGCTGGAAGCACTCGATACGTCTCAGTTCGATGATGCCCAAAAGCGCGAACACGAGCGCCTGCTCGATCATACGGGCGAAGTGTACGACGATATTCGGGCAATTTCTCATAATCTGATGCCCGAAATTCTTGAAAAACAGGGCTTACAGGCCGCCCTGATTAAGTTAACCGAAACGCTGAATGTGCAAAATAGAACCCGTTTTCTGCTCGAAGTAGAGCAATCGGGCGACGATCTGCGGGGCAAAACAGCTTACGAGCTTTATGCCATTACGCTCGAACTGGTCAATAACATCCTCAAGCACGCCAAAGCGCGCCAGGCCGATATTACCCTACAGCGGCAAAATGGCTTTCTGGATCTTACGGTTCAGGATGATGGACAGGGAATTAAAATCAACAGGAATCAGGATGGAATGGGGCTCCAAAACATTAAATCGCGACTCGAACGCTTGGGCGGTACCTATTTGATTTCGAATCCTGAATTAGGCGGCACCTGTATAAACGTAAAAGTCCCCATTGCCGCCTGAGCGTTCTGGATAAACCAATCTGCTCACAACACGCCAGCCATTGCAGTTTTGATCGCCCAACGGCCAAAGGCGTCCAGCAACTCCCAGAGCCATAGCCCATAATCAACTCATAACCAGTAACAAAGCCGCATAAGTAGTGTCAACAACAATTTCTTCAGCCACTGCTTCTAAACCAGGCTATTGAAAAAGCACTTATCCCATAATCTTTTCTAAAGATGGCCTGATAATTGCTTTTCCGACAGTATAACAGATAGTAGTTTTGTATTTTTTGTAAACACAAATGATTAATTTGCCTTTTAAAGCAAGCTAATCGTCCTGTCATAGTGCAATCCCACCCGCCAAAACTGAATAAAAACCAGACTTAAGGCTGTGGGAAAGCAAGTCTATTGTATATTGTCTGGCTATTGGCCCAATTTTTACAACCCACTACTTACTCAATCCATTCGATACGTTTCGTGTTATGCAGGAACTATACGACTTTTTCCAACGACTGACCGATACTAGCGATTGGCCTCCCCGTTGGTTTTGCGGCACCTGGACCGATTTCCACGGCTGGCTCTATATAGTTTCCGATTTAACTATCTGGCTGGCCTACATGGCCATTCCGCTGATTCTGGTCCGTTTCATTCTCATAAAAAAAGGAGTGCCTCTATCGGGTGTTTTCTGGCTTTTCGGCGCCTTTATTCTCCTCTGTGGGCTTACGCATCTGATGGATGTAATGATGTTCTGGATACCAGCCTACCGCGTTAATGCGCTGATTCGGTTTATGACGGGTATTGTATCAATTGCTACCGTTATTGCGCTGATTCGCTATTTCCATGAAGCTGTTGGTCTACGAACATCCCGCGAATATGAACGCGAATTGGCCTTTCGCCAATTGGCCATGCAGGAACTAACCCGCTCTAATCAGGAACTACAGCAATTTGCGTATATAGCTTCGCACGATTTGCAATCGCCCCTGAAAACCATTTCGAACTACCTCTCCCTGCTGGAAGCTAAACATAGCTCCCAGTTAGACACCGACGCCCGCCGACTCATTGGCGTAACCACGGCTGCGGCTGAGCGAATGCGTGGTTTAATCAACGATTTGCTCGACTTTTCGCGCGTTGGTACCGAAATTGCCTTTAGCCAGATTAACCTTTCGGAGTTAGTCAACGAAGTTCTGGAAGAACAACAGGTTGAAATTCAGCAAACGGGTGCCCTCATTGAAATCGCTCCGCTTCCTATCATTATGGGGCATCAGACTGATATTAAGCAGTTGTTTCAGAACCTGATCTCGAATAGCCTCAAATACCGGCGTCGGGATACGACGCCCATCATTCATAT harbors:
- a CDS encoding serine/threonine-protein kinase → MLLSHPLLHRVVAGYCLTEYVGAGGMGEVFKAVHLEMGRTAAVKVLYRPEFAARFRNEAHIQASLSHPNIATLYEYGLLDNRPALVMEWVDGQSLDELIRHRSKLTNDELLRIAKQIVAAVGHLHQKGIIHRDLKPSNVRVRPDGQVKLLDFGIAKGRYTPQLTQVGHVVGTTEFMAPEQFRAQVELKSDSWALGVLLYEMATGYLPFDEANPLLLRKAIERGQYTSPLLLNPTLSPTIVSLIANCLQTNPARRPDALEVQQMLQEQKTGKVATNLMHIGSFQILSAIQWPVALRYGLLTLAIGLIAISLFKTEPKKEEITGDIPVKPVAPFEQIRIEVLNADYDLELVLPDGTVQSKEPFVVKRTPGKAFPIIIRHQGAEQQFVIDPDVRDLYQCYFDR
- a CDS encoding Gfo/Idh/MocA family oxidoreductase, which encodes MTNESNRRDFLKTSSLLTGSALLSSLPFASKAATGYHFSVNDTIKVALIGCGGRGTGAAQQALSTKQNVKIVAMADAFRDRLDESYQNITNFLTAKNLKSPDGSSKLDVPEDHKFVGFDAYKQAMALADVVILATPPGFRPSHFEEAVRQSKQIFMEKPVATDAPGVRRVLAAAEEAKKKKLNVVVGLQRHYQPNYREMISRIHDGALGDIVGGQVYWISGGVWHKPRKPNQTEMDYQMRNWYYFNWLCGDHINEQHIHNIDVANWVKKGYPVSCQGTGGRQVRNGKDDGEIFDHHIVDFTYADGTTINSQCRHYEGTYSKVDEMFLGTKGRVDSFGQKSVLMAYNGQPIYTHNGKSDGNPYQIEHDELFDAIAKGVYKFADAENGAKSTMTAIMGRMATYSGKVVKWDEALNSQIDLFPAKLAWDAMPKSLPDENGYYQIAVPGKTIAV
- a CDS encoding Stp1/IreP family PP2C-type Ser/Thr phosphatase, with amino-acid sequence MKKFLKRLFGSTAPEALTDTAESVIPQPTDTLPENTLPISDINAIVRSDLGNIRQNNEDTGLFVRLADEGIRRMKGYLLLVADGMGGHLAGEVASQMAAEIVNREYVAHRDTIEKSLMRAFQVANRQIFDEAQQHDAFRGMGTTCTVIVVHEQQLYFAHIGDSRAYLFKAGQLVQLTEDHTYIQELLRNGEITPEAAANHPNRNVLTQAMGTKATVQIDVGRCLLPFDMGDRLLLCSDGLYEYCTETDLIQLLSLENLPDVADKLIEMAKTRGGHDNITVVLAERISADQEQTAKETREIDLPFTREIMLEQDTDSPVHSSETAGKKSVTKKP
- a CDS encoding ATP-binding protein is translated as MQELYDFFQRLTDTSDWPPRWFCGTWTDFHGWLYIVSDLTIWLAYMAIPLILVRFILIKKGVPLSGVFWLFGAFILLCGLTHLMDVMMFWIPAYRVNALIRFMTGIVSIATVIALIRYFHEAVGLRTSREYERELAFRQLAMQELTRSNQELQQFAYIASHDLQSPLKTISNYLSLLEAKHSSQLDTDARRLIGVTTAAAERMRGLINDLLDFSRVGTEIAFSQINLSELVNEVLEEQQVEIQQTGALIEIAPLPIIMGHQTDIKQLFQNLISNSLKYRRRDTTPIIHIAATEDGHQFTFSISDNGIGIDKQYYDRVFHIFQRLHGRNEYSGTGIGLATCKKVVEIYGGNIWLESTVGVGTTFYFTIPKVIKTVHQYAQADSLYSFN
- a CDS encoding protein kinase, with the protein product MKGRLIHHYRIESLLGEGGMGTVYRAIDTHLERPVAVKMLHTHLVNQVSFMERFRNEALILARLNHPNIAVVYNFLQDSSDYFMAMEYVEGDSLETLIRKGGALPPAIAAEITRQGLEGLAHAHRKGILHRDIKPANLMITPEGAIKLMDFGIARVTGEQRLTQANRIVGTLEYMAPELVQGESPSPASDIYAMGILLYELLSGKLPFASRTDYALMQAIIREKPIPLRKLNTQIPKELEAIVLKALDKNPAKRFADAKEFQKALLPFSSQAPALDLAKLSASPPTTDILEMQPIRWSVMPETKLAVSSQKAAATKPVADWLTNNWQTALAATLLVVALLFIGLIIFDRTTEPTGLVANQLMPIKPKQKSKQESVSEIQQTVAVSEPRQAHIEPPTEKQIPSEGDTPTPAPTEKKPKATTPRRVVETPVSPKTNVPVDKPSQPRLVETPTEQKTEPERSEPVTNPPKPVTHKSIAIRRLAVNLALIDGLSSAVAREGQSIRFRVTEPVISNGEVVVAAGAFAYGEVSRVKQAENDVFRKKNLLEFRIHSVEAVNGQRLPLRSATISDEAKGQPVVFRSGQTFEVRTGDGVITL
- a CDS encoding trypsin-like peptidase domain-containing protein gives rise to the protein MATSINRYVIRHLTGTKANQVEEFDYKKYSELTFGRAATNAIRFDPEREFAVSREHGKIVREPGKSLSFSVVDNNSRNGIFVNKSRIAGSALIQPGDEIQLGQGGPVFQFDLNPRPAELMMSTRVVDIPVSIKPTTELSLTEAIGDSGDSDVMVPQKVGLGKQTVERMMMTERRQTKKSMLLSGAALLVVLSGLAYAFKDQIRPQEKTVHVHHHDSVKVIQPIDNSLTAEQIATANTSKVVFIEFGYKLINTTTGDDIYHEYMPIKLANGQVVNKAVYIETAPGKIEPLLGLKRNVSVGKPIAMAGASGSGFVVSPQGHIMTNRHVAAAWNSYYSFPQDAFPGVLLVQGAKGWEISPQPVQEFRWVPSETQFFGKKPMSGKVIEGVNTYMDVTFNKNEQRFPAEGKPIVSPKHDVAIIKIDIAETLTPVKLRDADKTIAPGQAITVMGYPGISPDVFVGEYSSDFANRNSQVVKVPDATVTPGSIGKVLRGQATGKAAAYYSEFGDYYQLTVNATGAGNSGGPVFDKDGNVIGIFSASSSWQDATRITFAVPIKYGLELMGRRQVVD
- a CDS encoding tetratricopeptide repeat protein, which gives rise to MRYLFALLLIHTMAIGQNATIDSLKNQLSHSTADSNRVKTLHELATNYWWNGYDSVARETLREGMKLARQINYRPGEIRARLALARIEADYLSDTKSAHAQLDTAQQQAIAIHDLSLQGQVFLRRAQLYEHLVNQLPKARVLLEKALQKFKEAPDPRWEAQTYNEMAIMKMGEGNHVAAINFWLDARRIQESMHDWKSLRATLPNLGAVYLKLNKYDEAMSYFKEAEKVADRLHDNMVKLFLKARQGEILEKKGLYAQALPIYEELIKAYSDPYQPGSLARAYGSAGRIYIELKQYNKALEYSQLSQQIYRKTVEKEQEALEHNAQGNFGKIYLALKQYNKAAASAQVGLEWTKDVKEMRPERTEYLRQLAEAYDHMGQPAKALYYYKWYKAEADTMLNEAAIQKATIASMTYDFEKKQQTTRLKQAQQEARIQSLENDQLAQTRNFLIVLLAGVAGALGYVFWSNRQLKAKNEELSQKNAEIEAALYRGQTIERKRVASELHDSVAAKVSALKWRLEALDTSQFDDAQKREHERLLDHTGEVYDDIRAISHNLMPEILEKQGLQAALIKLTETLNVQNRTRFLLEVEQSGDDLRGKTAYELYAITLELVNNILKHAKARQADITLQRQNGFLDLTVQDDGQGIKINRNQDGMGLQNIKSRLERLGGTYLISNPELGGTCINVKVPIAA